The following are encoded together in the Vigna angularis cultivar LongXiaoDou No.4 chromosome 9, ASM1680809v1, whole genome shotgun sequence genome:
- the LOC108347169 gene encoding cyclin-U4-1, with translation MAEEESPSVMPKVITFLSSMLEKVAESNDHNQKLQQQHKISVFHGLTRPNISIQNYLERIFKYANCSPSCFIVAYVYLDRFTQRQPSLPINSFNVHRLLITSVMVAAKFMDDMYYNNAYYAKVGGISKREMNVLELDFLFGLGFHMNVSPGSFEAYCVHLQREMVLMQPLSFAGKSLKTHFCFNEDESSHQNQQQLAAAV, from the exons ATGGCAGAGGAGGAGAGTCCAAGTGTGATGCCAAAAGTGATCACTTTCCTCTCCTCCATGCTGGAAAAGGTAGCTGAATCAAACGATCACAACCAGAAGCTTCAACAGCAGCACAAGATCTCAGTGTTCCATGGCTTGACACGACCAAACATCTCAATCCAGAACTACCTTGAAAGAATCTTCAAGTACGCTAATTGCAGCCCTTCGTGTTTCATCGTTGCATATGTCTACCTCGATCGTTTCACTCAGAGACAACCCTCTCTCCCCATCAACTCCTTCAATGTGCATAGACTGTTGATCACGAGTGTCATGGTAGCTGCCAAATTCATGGATGACAT GTACTACAACAATGCATACTATGCGAAAGTTGGAGGAATCAGCAAAAGAGAGATGAATGTTCTTGAGTTGGATTTTCTGTTTGGTTTAGGTTTTCACATGAATGTGAGCCCAGGAAGCTTTGAAGCATACTGTGTCCATCTTCAAAGAGAAATGGTGCTGATGCAACCTCTGAGTTTTGcaggaaaatcattaaaaactcaCTTCTGCTTCAATGAAGATGAATCTTCTCATCAAAATCAACAACAGCTAGCTGCTGCTGTTTGA